One window of Candidatus Methylomirabilota bacterium genomic DNA carries:
- a CDS encoding universal stress protein — MYNNILLAAALQQWERYSAHAIAARDVAAVLARQAKQLYVLSVYDNETKRLPAAGVSAELMAQLREQQIQQTDRFMAERMEQYIEPLVSQGLPVTKILRLGSPRHVIVEVASEVGADLLVIGSHSKRRLFDIALGGTARHVSTHAPCEVVMVVPKKS; from the coding sequence ATGTACAACAACATCCTCTTGGCCGCCGCACTCCAGCAGTGGGAACGCTACAGCGCCCATGCGATCGCCGCCCGAGACGTCGCCGCCGTCCTCGCCCGTCAGGCCAAGCAGCTCTACGTTCTCAGCGTCTACGACAACGAGACCAAGCGGTTGCCGGCCGCAGGCGTCTCTGCCGAGTTGATGGCGCAACTGCGAGAGCAACAGATACAGCAGACGGATCGCTTCATGGCCGAGAGGATGGAGCAGTATATCGAGCCTCTCGTGAGCCAGGGTCTGCCTGTCACGAAGATCTTGCGGCTCGGCAGCCCTCGACACGTCATTGTCGAGGTCGCATCCGAAGTCGGCGCCGATCTGCTGGTCATCGGCAGCCACAGCAAGCGCCGGCTGTTCGATATCGCGCTGGGGGGCACGGCCCGACATGTCAGCACGCATGCGCCCTGCGAGGTCGTGATGGTCGTGCCGAAGAAGTCATAG
- a CDS encoding response regulator yields MIEDDESSRDILADVLRFAGARVSACPDAYAGLKTLEEFRPDVIVCDLALPGMDGLSFLYALRAHHDSDMRHTPMLAVTGYDEIYRPEEFLRLGCEGYMMKPLSLDRVCAAVEKLGRLTGGRRCSGRSS; encoded by the coding sequence GTGATCGAAGACGACGAAAGCTCCCGGGACATCCTTGCCGATGTCTTACGCTTCGCCGGTGCCCGCGTCAGCGCCTGCCCGGACGCGTACGCCGGCCTCAAGACGCTGGAGGAGTTCCGGCCCGACGTGATCGTGTGCGATCTCGCCTTACCAGGCATGGATGGCCTCAGCTTCCTGTATGCCCTGCGCGCCCACCACGATTCCGACATGCGGCACACCCCTATGCTGGCGGTGACGGGGTACGACGAGATCTATCGTCCGGAGGAGTTTCTCCGGCTGGGGTGCGAGGGATACATGATGAAGCCGCTCAGCCTCGATCGTGTCTGCGCGGCGGTCGAAAAGCTCGGGCGGCTGACGGGTGGACGTCGCTGCTCTGGCCGGTCCTCCTAG
- a CDS encoding TetR/AcrR family transcriptional regulator — translation MVNKNARGIRRHRDPERTRRALLMAGTQLFAERGYEGAALSAIADRARVNKALVSYYFGGKRQLYLAIVTAAFGELVTRAEALATSERPAPELLREVIALIAETAMRRNPHFPAMMLREVLAGGRHLGDEALGYPLRVADVVRRIVERGMRQEAFRPVDPLLTHLSLVGGLLFFFATAPLRQRLIASGRLRGKAPDPAAYVTHMQDLLVDGLVTRRRGRRRSLETVS, via the coding sequence ATGGTTAATAAGAACGCGCGGGGCATCCGGCGGCACCGGGACCCGGAGCGGACGCGCCGGGCGCTGCTCATGGCGGGAACCCAGCTCTTCGCCGAGCGGGGGTACGAGGGCGCGGCGCTGTCGGCGATCGCCGACCGGGCTCGCGTCAACAAGGCGTTGGTCAGCTACTACTTCGGCGGCAAGCGCCAGCTCTATCTGGCCATCGTGACGGCCGCGTTCGGCGAGCTCGTCACGCGCGCCGAGGCGCTGGCGACGTCGGAGCGCCCCGCGCCCGAGCTCCTGCGCGAGGTCATCGCGCTGATCGCCGAGACGGCGATGCGGCGCAATCCGCACTTTCCGGCGATGATGCTGCGCGAGGTGCTGGCCGGCGGGCGGCACCTCGGGGACGAGGCGCTGGGCTATCCGCTGCGTGTGGCCGACGTCGTGCGGCGGATCGTCGAGCGCGGCATGCGCCAGGAAGCCTTCCGGCCGGTGGACCCGTTGCTCACCCACCTGAGCCTGGTCGGAGGCCTGCTCTTCTTCTTCGCCACGGCGCCCCTGCGTCAGCGGTTGATCGCCTCCGGCCGGCTTCGGGGCAAAGCCCCGGATCCCGCCGCCTACGTCACGCACATGCAAGATCTGCTCGTGGACGGGCTCGTGACACGGCGCCGGGGCCGCCGCCGATCCCTGGAGACAGTGTCATGA
- a CDS encoding efflux RND transporter periplasmic adaptor subunit, producing MTAMPVPPKRPQPVPVPQVERTGPEPAPGRPSRRRRHIVGAVLLAIVAVAAVAAWRLFFAVPALPPGVIGVSGRIEGDEAAVSPKTSGRIRVVTVREGDSVEAGAVIAILDDEQVRAREQQAEAMVRQAEARLAAAEAQLAQAEASYAQARWDRDAFATLFQRGLIAEQQARQAENNERTQAAIVVAAKRQVTAARADLDRTRAQLEEARADRQDLRVVAPFAGTVATRTAEPGEVVTAGTPIITLIDLEQVYLRAFVPEGQIGLVRVGQPARVYLDSAPTEPIEAFVSRIDPQATFTPENTYFREERVKQVVGVKLQLRGAFGYAKPGMPADGEILVEGTEWPEGRTRR from the coding sequence ATGACCGCGATGCCCGTTCCCCCGAAGCGGCCGCAGCCAGTGCCGGTGCCTCAAGTGGAGCGGACGGGGCCGGAGCCCGCGCCCGGGCGCCCGTCGCGCCGTCGCCGGCACATCGTGGGGGCGGTTCTGCTGGCCATTGTGGCGGTCGCCGCCGTCGCGGCGTGGCGCTTGTTCTTCGCGGTCCCCGCCTTGCCGCCGGGAGTGATCGGTGTCAGCGGCCGCATCGAAGGTGACGAGGCCGCCGTCTCGCCGAAGACGAGCGGACGCATCCGCGTGGTCACCGTCCGGGAGGGCGATTCGGTGGAAGCCGGCGCCGTGATCGCCATCCTCGACGACGAGCAGGTGCGCGCCCGCGAGCAGCAGGCCGAGGCGATGGTCCGGCAGGCCGAGGCGCGGCTGGCCGCCGCCGAGGCCCAGCTGGCCCAGGCCGAAGCCTCCTATGCCCAGGCGCGCTGGGATCGCGACGCGTTCGCCACGCTCTTCCAGCGAGGCCTGATCGCCGAGCAGCAAGCCCGACAGGCCGAGAACAACGAGCGCACGCAGGCCGCCATCGTCGTGGCCGCGAAGCGGCAGGTCACCGCGGCGCGGGCCGACCTCGACCGGACCCGGGCCCAGCTCGAGGAAGCCAGGGCCGATCGCCAGGATCTCCGCGTGGTGGCGCCCTTCGCCGGCACCGTGGCGACGCGGACGGCGGAGCCGGGCGAAGTGGTGACGGCGGGCACTCCGATCATCACCCTCATCGACCTGGAGCAGGTCTACCTGCGCGCCTTCGTCCCCGAGGGACAGATCGGCCTGGTCCGCGTGGGCCAGCCCGCGCGCGTCTACCTGGACTCCGCCCCCACCGAACCGATCGAGGCCTTCGTGTCCCGCATCGATCCTCAAGCGACGTTCACCCCCGAGAACACCTACTTTCGCGAGGAGCGCGTGAAGCAGGTCGTCGGCGTGAAGCTGCAGCTGCGCGGCGCCTTCGGCTATGCCAAGCCCGGGATGCCGGCCGACGGCGAGATCCTGGTCGAGGGCACCGAGTGGCCGGAGGGGCGAACGCGCCGGTGA
- a CDS encoding ATP-binding cassette domain-containing protein yields the protein MAGGANAPVTVPAIRARELSKRYGVLEAVRGVSFDVDEGEIFGLIGPDGAGKTSTFQILAGVMEPSGGVAEVFGRPAREARSETGYLTQAFSLYPDLTVAENLRYAGDLRRVPPADIARRGRRYLEMFDLDAFVDRLAGKLSGGMKQKLSLACALVSRPRVLLLDEPTTGVDPVSRREFWDALAHLSAAGLTILVATPYLDEAERCGRVALMHKGEFRQLGTPAALRRSLGARRLQVQAEPLAEAERELSAMADPARDILDVQRFGDRLDLLARRPDDARRLVERRLRAAGVRVIDSHVDEPSLENVFVASLRALGEEPRQPPFPGGRDDGGRRGQVAIDAQGLTKQFGAFTAVRNVSLQIRYGEIYGLLGANGAGKTTTIKMLCGLLEPTWGAIQLAGARADLRAENVRQRIGYMSQKFSLYDDLSIRENLEFFAGVYGVPERERDEKTRWVLAFAGLEDQQEQITGRLPGGWKQRVAFGAAIMHEPSVLFLDEPTSGVDPLARRAFWRMINRLADAGTAVLVTTHYLEESEQCNRLGFMAAGELVAEGSPSAIKSRQRGHLLELIVDQPQRAADVLKTDGERWRVSLFGPRLHVITDDDVEAGRRAAVRELEAHGIRVAEVREQRFSLEDVFISVVEKARQAREASVPA from the coding sequence GTGGCCGGAGGGGCGAACGCGCCGGTGACGGTCCCCGCCATCCGCGCCCGGGAGCTCTCGAAGCGCTACGGCGTTCTCGAGGCCGTGCGGGGCGTGAGCTTCGACGTCGACGAAGGGGAGATCTTCGGCCTCATCGGTCCCGACGGGGCGGGGAAGACCTCGACGTTCCAGATCCTGGCCGGCGTCATGGAACCGAGCGGCGGCGTCGCCGAGGTCTTCGGCCGTCCGGCGCGCGAGGCGCGTTCGGAGACGGGGTATCTCACGCAGGCGTTCAGCCTCTATCCCGACCTCACCGTCGCCGAGAACCTCCGGTACGCCGGCGACCTGCGCCGCGTGCCGCCGGCGGACATCGCCAGGCGTGGCCGGCGCTACCTCGAAATGTTCGATCTCGACGCGTTCGTCGACCGGCTGGCGGGAAAGCTCAGCGGGGGCATGAAGCAGAAGCTCTCGCTGGCCTGCGCGCTCGTCTCGCGGCCGCGGGTGCTCCTGCTCGATGAGCCCACCACCGGTGTCGATCCCGTCTCCCGGCGTGAGTTCTGGGATGCCCTCGCGCATCTCTCCGCCGCCGGCCTCACGATCCTGGTGGCGACTCCCTACCTGGACGAAGCGGAGCGCTGCGGCCGGGTCGCGCTCATGCACAAGGGCGAGTTCCGGCAGCTCGGCACGCCCGCCGCGCTGCGCCGGAGTCTCGGGGCCAGGCGCCTGCAAGTGCAGGCGGAGCCGCTGGCCGAGGCCGAGCGCGAGCTGTCCGCCATGGCCGACCCCGCCCGCGACATCCTGGACGTGCAGCGCTTCGGCGACCGGCTGGACCTGCTCGCCCGGCGTCCGGACGACGCCCGGCGCCTGGTGGAGCGGCGCCTGCGGGCGGCCGGTGTGCGGGTCATCGACAGCCATGTCGACGAGCCCAGCCTGGAGAACGTCTTCGTGGCCAGCCTGCGCGCGCTGGGTGAGGAGCCCAGGCAGCCGCCGTTTCCGGGCGGGCGCGACGACGGCGGCCGGCGGGGGCAGGTTGCCATCGACGCTCAGGGCCTGACGAAGCAGTTCGGGGCCTTCACCGCGGTGCGAAACGTCAGCCTGCAGATCCGGTACGGCGAGATCTACGGTCTGCTCGGGGCCAACGGCGCGGGCAAGACGACCACGATCAAGATGCTCTGCGGCCTGCTCGAGCCTACCTGGGGGGCCATCCAGCTGGCCGGGGCCCGCGCGGACCTCCGCGCGGAGAACGTTCGCCAGCGGATCGGCTACATGTCGCAGAAGTTCTCGCTCTACGACGACCTCTCGATCCGGGAGAACCTGGAATTCTTCGCCGGCGTTTACGGCGTCCCCGAGCGCGAGCGCGACGAGAAGACGCGGTGGGTTCTGGCCTTTGCGGGCCTCGAGGACCAGCAGGAGCAGATCACCGGCCGTCTGCCCGGGGGCTGGAAGCAGCGGGTGGCCTTCGGGGCGGCCATCATGCACGAGCCCAGCGTGCTGTTCCTGGACGAGCCGACGTCCGGGGTCGATCCCCTGGCGCGGCGCGCCTTCTGGCGAATGATCAACCGTCTCGCCGACGCCGGCACCGCGGTGCTGGTCACGACCCACTATCTGGAGGAATCCGAGCAGTGCAACCGGCTGGGGTTCATGGCGGCCGGCGAGCTGGTGGCGGAAGGCAGCCCCAGCGCCATCAAGAGCCGGCAGCGCGGGCATCTGCTGGAGCTCATCGTCGATCAGCCGCAGCGCGCGGCCGACGTGCTCAAGACCGACGGCGAGCGCTGGCGCGTGTCGCTCTTCGGGCCCCGGCTCCACGTGATCACCGACGACGACGTCGAGGCCGGCCGGCGCGCCGCCGTCCGGGAGCTCGAGGCCCACGGCATCCGCGTCGCGGAGGTCCGGGAGCAGCGGTTCTCGCTGGAGGACGTCTTCATCAGCGTCGTGGAGAAGGCCCGCCAGGCCCGCGAAGCGTCCGTGCCGGCCTGA